From the Coffea eugenioides isolate CCC68of chromosome 1, Ceug_1.0, whole genome shotgun sequence genome, the window GTGTCGAATGTTCAACCAAGTCCCCCGAGAGTTGAATCAGTGGAAGAATAACCTATCTTATGAGATTGGAGGGCTATTCCAATATGTGGGGCATCTACCAAGCCTTGTCGACATAACACCCAACGTAGCTGCTATCCAAGCATTGATCAATTATTGGGATCCGGATGCCTCAATTTTTCGGTTTGGAATGTGCGAACTCACCCCAACCCTAGAAGAGTTAGAGGGATTGTTGCAAGTACCGGGAAAAGGCAGTCTTATGATATACCCGAGTGGGGGAACGAAAGAGCAGTTTTGCAGATTTTTGGGATTGAGGAACAATAGCTTAGACCAACACCGCGACGCTAGATCTTGTCTATTGAGATTTTTATATGATCGGTTTGGGGAAAAGGAGTCCTTTGAGCGCCATCAGATCGATTTCTTTATAACAAGGAGGCAATGGGAAGAGAAGCGTGTGCAAGCTTTTGATTTGGTTTTGATCAACTTATTGCTATTCCCTCAAAGGcatggaaaggtgacatttgcAACAATCAACATGATTCAAAGCCTTTTCTTAGGAATTCGTGGAACAACACCAACTTTGATACCTGTTGTCATAGCGGACATCTTCTCAGCCCTTACCAATTGCCAAAAGAAAGGGGGTTTCTTCTACGCTTCAAATTTGATACTTCAAATGTGGATCATAGAACATTTGGTGAAAAGGTCACTTAACCCTTTGGGTCCTTGTCTCCCAGTTGAGAATTGGATTGATTCACATCGAGAGAGAGTCAGCCGCTACTACCGCGTGATGCCGTCAAGCCAGTTTATTGAGGAATTCAACAGTTTGACACCAGAAAAGGTACAGTGGGTTCTAGATTGGACCAAAATTAGGGACCCAGCTTTTAGGACCACTCAACATGATTTCATCCCTCTAGCTGGAGTTAATGGTCTAGTCGCCTATATTCCACAAAGGGTTATGAGACAGTTTGGATACCCGCAAAGCATTCCTATGGTACAAGGGGTTGAAGATTTCAGATTGAGTACGGTGACCTAGAGTCGAAGCATGATATTAGAGGCTTGGGGAAATTTGAAAGGTCTTGAGAATTTGCAGTTGGAATTGGTAAACAAGGTGGCACCTGCAGTTATGCCTGGGTACAATGAATGGATCAAACAAAGGGTGGAACATGATAGGGCAAGGCAACAATCAGCATCAGCCAGTCCCGAAGAACAAATGAAGAGGCTAAGGAAAGAATTAGAGGAATCTCAAGCCCAACTTATAATGGCCAATAAAGTTTTAGAAGATACCCAAGTACAGTTgaagagggaaaagaagaagacCGAGAGGCTAGAGGAAGCCATAGACGCCCTTGATAGAATTAGGGAAGGAGCGCGTAAGCTCAGTTTAGGGAGCTCTAGAGAGTCACAAAGTACAAGTCTCTTGAGACATAGGGATTTTGTAAACATGGTTACTAAGACCATTGACGAGGTTGTAAAGAAAGATTGAACTCTTCCACATTTTATGAGAAGCTTTCCATTTCAAAGTTCTAAATTCATTTACAGGTTTGGAAATGGGATTTTACCCCGAAGgcttgcatcatgctaggcccacctttggcacaaaaagggtcctcccataggacatgcatccgaattgttGGAACAATCGCTAActcatgtcttttttttttctcctttgaaTCAGTTGCAGAAAGCTAGTAACGATTGGTTTATCTAAAGATGTCTTTTGTATCCTCaggtaaaatttcaaaatagcttcTCGGaaaagccccatcataacgcgatcccgtagtcgagcccaaaggaatcgtgtagacatgagtactcagcTAGAATCATCTGATAAGACCactgcaactacccagccggaagccgcAAGTCCCgggggttcagttgactgaattaCTTACCAAATTTGGAGAAATGGCGTCTGAGATAGCAGCCCAAAAGAAGTTGATCGACGAGCtcattagtagcggagtgcaaccCGAGCCTCCGCCCGTCAAACAACcggaatccgaaccatttgtcattcctccaattcaaaccacttttgagggAGTTTCAACCCGCAGTATACTTACACTCAAAATCCTCCGTTCTATCCTCCCTATGggcaaggatttcagcctcaaggtGGTCAAGGTGGTCCAaacataccacctgagccacatgcCTTTTATCACACTactgctgagccattcctaccagaccatactgttcaaaccaagccagaaatgggggaatcttccgctcccgttgatataaagctgctcaaacgccttgaccgttttgatgagtttatgagaaagagtcaggggttgaacaagcaaggagtcctggattacgatgagctttgtctctttccaaatgtgcaattgcctgaggggttcaaaacccctaagtttaacaagtacgatgggacgggtaatcccaagacacacctccgactgtttgctaacaagttgggaaaacCCGTAGACGATGAGAATCTGCCTTTAAGGTTGTTCCCgaaaagtctggagggggatgccctcgactggtactcaaatttgaaacccgaagaagtaaagacctggattgacttgtccaatgcttttgtaaggcattacgagtataactgcgagctggctccgacacgaaccacgttggaaggaacaaaaagaaaaccctccgaggatcacaagacttatgccaagaggtggaggaaaatagttgcaaaagtcgagccaccgatgactgaggatgaaatcatacgcactttcattaaagcacatgatccgccgtactttgaagaaattttccgcatgactggatgctcgttcgctgccattgtcaataaacttgaggagtacgatgacttcgtgaaagttaggaagattgttaatgtctctgccctcaaatcccagttggatgcctTGCAAGGACAGGGGAATAGTGGGAAGAACCcgcaacttaaaaaaaaagagggggaaGCTGCCTTCATATGGGATCGAAACCCTATCCCAAGGCctagacctcgacaataccccacctactcaaacccttacccttactattcaaaccctcatcctgtttatcacaccaatatcactcatcctcgacctcgccctaATTACACCAACTCGCCCatagccccttttcaaatatctcaaTCTAATTTCCAACAAATTCGACCCCGACCTCCCTACAATCAACAATTttctccaccaaatagacccacctatgATTATCCCCAACCCACCAAAACCTACAgccaaagccgtacccgaacatTCACCAATCTAGGCAGGCCGTTGGACCAGTTGTATGAGCAATTAAAGGCTGCCGGTAAAATATgtgtgattccccctccaacttacccttATGGCATGCCTGCCGGATACAATCCACAGTCCgcttgtgcctatcattcgggagcatCTGGTCACCCAACCGCTGATTGTAAAGcccttaagcacaaagtccaagacatgatcgaggctggggaaatagtgctaagaggaaagggtgaacaaggaccaagtgtaagtacaaacccctttcccaaacacaaggacaccttagaggcatccacctccaatgacgaaatttgaaaaatcttgAAGGAAccttgcacaatttggatggccgagtatcttccctctcgaaggggaattttggtaaatctaggggttgttatttactaaagttcgcaaaaactatttcttgcatatgtgaatagtttaatgaaagcatcttttgcaattgagtttttatcttgtttccgctttgatttggagtttcatgaaatgcacagtttgttttatttatttgatttttatcctgattttttaattctttaagatggccaaagatgaaattatttgaccctttgaatatcactgtgcTGGAATCCGATGACggcttcattgaaaaatcccttcattgaaaatctcttcattgggaaaatcccttcattgaaaatcccttcattaaaaaatctcttcattgaaaaatcccttcattgaaaattccttcattaaaaaatcccttcattgaaaatcccttcattaaaaaatcccttcattgaaaatcccttcattaaaaaatctcttcattgagaaaatcccttcattgaaaaattccttcattgagaaagctcttcattgaaaaatcccttcattaagaaagcccttcattgagaaatcccttcattgcgTATTCTAACGGGAGCCAAGTTGAAAGAAGCTAATTGGTTAAAGCAGTGTCATGAACAATTGGccctgattgatgaaaagcgtCTCAATGATATGGCCAATGTTATCAGAAACGCATGGCTCGGGCTTACAACAAGAAAGGTCCACCGGCAATCCTTTGAAGAATGGGACAAAGTgctaaaacaaaattttccaatgcaagatgaagccaaaggcaaatttgctccaaGTTGGCAAGGGCCATTCGTTGTTCAAAAAGTGTTACTTGGCGGGGCATTCATTTTGACAGAGATGGATGGGcaaacattccctcaacctatcaactcagacatgtgtaagaagtttttatttttgattatgcaaatttcttttggaaatcatgcaaggggcgaaacaaaagtcaggccatcttcctttccaatcaaaacatttcatccctcgtcatcccctttgagctatcagaacaataatttttgtttggcagcccctgagaattgcaaaccccatactggggcaaatttattttgagaaaagatgatcaagagggaaaagaagaaagaaaacccccacattggggcaaatttattttgagatGATAtgatcaaaagacaaaagaaaaaaaaagaaggcaaaaaacccccacattggggcaaatttagttttcaaaaggaaatgcaaaagtgaggaaatgcaatgaaaaatgcgaagagagaaatccaatcaaactggggcaaattttcctcggtttcgttcaaaattggaaacaatctcaaaatgatgcaatctcaggttatttcacacctctcattaaaattttttcctttcaagcctcaacttttcttgaaaacaccccacctgacctcatttcaaaagcccaaaaTCCTGGCTTTCGTcgcttgctgtatttctattgggaagtttgctaatcaactggcgagtgatgtccataatgccttcgcttaagtttataagggaagcgcactttactgatgccagcaatcttcaacttacattcctgagtcgattatggtcgAACTCTTCCATTGCTttcttaggtgaaaacccgaaatggcacctcaaaagaaagggagaaaaagaagaaaagaaaagaaaaacaaaacaaaacaaaaggtggtggggggcaaccttggtgaaaacccggaAGGGCGCCGAGGTGGATTTTTACAATGAGCGAGCACGagaaggaacagctggtgacttggttcatttgggattTCTCTTCGAAATACTTCTACCAGTATCGAATTCCGAAACAAGGATATCCAGGGATTCGAATATaacatccgttggccaaaactgtgtcactttggaaaaatattcttttgcaaatacattcttatgaaactcatttttcctcaattgcttgtattcatggcattttatAGGATTGAGCACAATTGATTGTGTTTTGTATTCTTTTTCACATTCATTCGTGCATGACATGTGAAGTTACCTTGCATACATCATTCTTGGTCATTGAATTTcggtgaataacaatccccgtggtttactCAAAGCATACTTGGATTCAATCATCtcttgaaaagggttaaggttcaacaaagcCAGTTACGCaggcttcacaatatggcaaaatgcataCCCGGTCAGTCTGGGAAAAGCAGTGACGTTTGGAAGCGACAAATCCAACTAAGTCagatgccgcagcaaaagttggcgaaggcatcaaaagactcatgtttacacgattctcaagggcAAACGgctcaaatgatggtggcacttttctttgtcctttctcttttgcagaaaaatttcaCGCGTGAAAACAGTCACACTTTGCACTGGGGCAAGTATCGGAAAGGATTCCCCAGTGAACAAAGATGGATCGAAAATGTCACGAGCAAATTTGctcaaaaggtgcaacaacatGGCAATGCGGAATCAACTATAGGCGCAGATGCAAAGACTTAACCTCTACTGGGGCAAAACTTTGAGATCCTTTTCAGGTAAGTATATTAGAATGTCATGACCTTAAATCttattcgagtcagtcccatgattttaaatcttattcgagccagtcccatgattttaaattttattcgggtcagtcccatgattttaaattttgttcgggtcagtcccatgatttaatttttattcgggccagtcccatgattttaaactttattcgggtcagtcccatgattttaaattttattcgggtcagtcccgtgattttaaatctcttgttcgggccagtcccatgatttaagtttttattcgggtcagtcccatgattttaaattttattcgggtcagtcccatgattttaaattttgttcgggtcagtcccatgattttaaattttattcgggtcagtcccatgattttaatttgttcgggtcagtcccatgattttaattttattcgggtcagtcccatgatttaattttattcggtcagtcccatgattttaaattttattcgaaTCAgacccatgattttaaattttattcgggtcagtcccatgattttaaatctctTGTTCGGGCcggtcccatgattttaaattttgttcgggtcaatcccatgattttcattttgttcgggccagtcccacgATTTTAAAccttgttcgggtcagccccgcttttaaatttcttgttcgggtcagtcccgatttttaATTTCCTGTCTCGGATCAGTCCcgcttttaaatttctttttttaatttcttgttgggtcagtcccatttttaaaattttgtcaaagAGGTCAATCCCGGTTTCTAAAGCGTCCATCGTCCGAGTCATtcgcagccaaataacacaggtgagtatttggtgtctacttctttgtctcaagtttttccaaaactcagacaaagaggggcaaactgtagacaccaaattttcagtgtaatttcatttactatttggtttttatttgtcgtgttagttttattcactttttagttttagttttttagtttttattttattatttttatttgtaagttttagcatagaatttctcgaaaaaggaaaaaaaagagaaaaaagaaaaaaaagaaaaaaggaaaagcattcaaaaaata encodes:
- the LOC113770349 gene encoding uncharacterized protein LOC113770349 encodes the protein MMQCRMFNQVPRELNQWKNNLSYEIGGLFQYVGHLPSLVDITPNVAAIQALINYWDPDASIFRFGMCELTPTLEELEGLLQVPGKGSLMIYPSGGTKEQFCRFLGLRNNSLDQHRDARSCLLRFLYDRFGEKESFERHQIDFFITRRQWEEKRVQAFDLVLINLLLFPQRHGKVTFATINMIQSLFLGIRGTTPTLIPVVIADIFSALTNCQKKGGFFYASNLILQMWIIEHLVKRSLNPLGPCLPVENWIDSHRERVSRYYRVMPSSQFIEEFNSLTPEKVQWVLDWTKIRDPAFRTTQHDFIPLAGVNGLVAYIPQRVMRQFGYPQSIPMVQGVEDFRLSTVT